The sequence TTTTTCCATATTAGCTTGATGGTGTTGATCGATTTTATATGCACTTAAGTGGACAGGAATCTCTGTCCGATAATGTTCATAGTAAAAAGGCGTCCACTTCGGATGTAAGGGAGCTGCATAAGGGATAATGTCTAATGCCAATATTTGACCCATGTAATCTCGATGGCTAACCGCAATATAGGTCTTATGCGTGCTGCGAAATGCACTTGGCGACATACCGGCTTTCTTTTTAAACCATCTACTGAAATAATACTCATCACTTATACCGATTTTTTTCGCAATATCTCTTGATCTGGCATCTGATTGTATGAGTAGTCTTTTAGCTTCTGCCAGTCTTTGCTGGTGCAAATATTGTATCGGGCTTACCCCATATTGTTTCGTAAATAGATCAACAAAATAATGCTCACTTACTTGAGCAATGCGGGCTAAGTGTTCGATTTGAATCGTTTTATCATAATAAAGATCCATATATTTTTTGGCTTCTAACAATCTGTTCTCAGATGCACCGCTCTCACTACTTAATATAAAATAGAACAGCTCCTGAAAAACGATTTGCATACGAAAATTTTCTAATTGATTATCTGGCTCGCTCAGAGAATGCAACTGATTACAATAGCTCCAAACCGGATCTACCGCCTGCAATCTGACAATTGTATTCATTCGCTGCCATGGTTCACCAGCTACTTCGAAATGAAAAGCATACAATTCAATTCCCGCAGTTAAATGCAGCGCATATGTATCACCAGGCTTACAAAAATAAACTTCTTCCTGGTTAACAGCTATTTTCTCTTCATTTATATAAATAAATCCTTCACCTTTTGCGATATATAGCAATAAATAGTGATTACACCATGTAAATCGAAGCCGGTAATGGTGATCT is a genomic window of Gracilibacillus salinarum containing:
- a CDS encoding AraC family transcriptional regulator, with the protein product MHEIKQFNHSVYSFTLNRLEWVKKDHHYRLRFTWCNHYLLLYIAKGEGFIYINEEKIAVNQEEVYFCKPGDTYALHLTAGIELYAFHFEVAGEPWQRMNTIVRLQAVDPVWSYCNQLHSLSEPDNQLENFRMQIVFQELFYFILSSESGASENRLLEAKKYMDLYYDKTIQIEHLARIAQVSEHYFVDLFTKQYGVSPIQYLHQQRLAEAKRLLIQSDARSRDIAKKIGISDEYYFSRWFKKKAGMSPSAFRSTHKTYIAVSHRDYMGQILALDIIPYAAPLHPKWTPFYYEHYRTEIPVHLSAYKIDQHHQANMEKMKQYRPEIIITNQSDSSQLDHKRHGKSKILRLEEETTWRMQLQEIAAFLKKEDRAAKWLRSFDRKKNNLKMELQSNYSDSFFLFLRKFKQSFYLTSSRSVSELFFEELGMRSAYGQQPVHEQEIQLEEIVEMNPDHIILMICQEQETLYDWKQLQHSMDWMKIKAVNEENVHCIATDPWFEYSAVAHDRMLQIIRDLLIEFCPNDDQ